A genomic window from Sulfurospirillum diekertiae includes:
- a CDS encoding porin family protein, producing the protein MKLSHIALIALLGTHLLAQEPTSGELYSSAQKAYTQNDFATAYSLFEQLFEQTPNNAEINFFVGRCALELRHYDEAVAAFDRVLILNPKHTRTHLEMARLYFERKQLELAQSELDLVLNEQLPSDVRDSAMAFKHTIDENLSRHRFGGALIVGGGYDSNVNNDIGAKQFTIPALNIPISGNAKNGDGYGFSTFVFNHSYDFGDRGGWSLENSFIAYDKLYSQSSLNNLVLFSLSSAPTWSEDKTTVALPVTFDRVYIDGKGYLANIGAGVKSSYLLDPLSQIEGGYSFKRGYYHDETYDVNAHLLFINYRRIIGENLFALGLHTSYGINKEVESVRTDVQDKEWKYGLDLSKEFTKDFRSSLGYTRTSTNYDDVDTIFLTKRQDDKDQYELSFGYTLQKNLSLGASVMYSNNHSNHDPYTYDKINALASIMWAF; encoded by the coding sequence ATGAAACTCTCACATATCGCACTCATTGCTCTTCTTGGGACACACCTTTTGGCACAAGAACCAACATCTGGAGAACTTTATAGTTCGGCTCAAAAAGCCTATACTCAAAATGACTTTGCTACGGCATATTCACTTTTTGAACAGCTTTTTGAACAAACACCCAACAACGCCGAAATTAACTTTTTTGTGGGACGATGTGCCTTAGAACTTCGTCATTATGACGAGGCTGTCGCAGCATTTGATCGTGTGCTGATTCTCAACCCAAAACACACACGTACTCACCTTGAAATGGCACGCCTCTACTTTGAACGCAAACAGTTAGAGCTTGCACAAAGTGAACTCGACCTCGTCTTGAATGAACAACTTCCTAGCGATGTACGAGACTCCGCTATGGCATTTAAACACACCATTGATGAAAATCTGAGCCGCCATCGCTTTGGAGGAGCCCTCATTGTAGGTGGAGGATACGATAGTAATGTCAATAATGATATCGGCGCAAAACAGTTCACCATACCCGCTTTAAATATCCCGATCTCAGGTAATGCAAAAAATGGAGATGGCTATGGTTTTTCAACGTTTGTTTTCAACCACAGTTATGACTTTGGTGATCGCGGTGGATGGAGTTTGGAAAACAGCTTCATAGCTTACGATAAACTCTACTCCCAATCGAGCCTAAACAACCTCGTTCTCTTTTCACTCTCAAGTGCACCAACGTGGAGTGAAGATAAAACTACCGTAGCACTTCCTGTCACATTTGATCGTGTTTATATCGATGGCAAAGGCTATCTTGCCAATATTGGAGCAGGCGTTAAAAGCAGTTATCTTCTTGACCCGCTCTCTCAAATTGAGGGGGGCTATAGCTTTAAGCGAGGGTATTATCACGATGAGACATACGATGTCAATGCACATCTGCTCTTTATCAATTATCGACGTATCATCGGCGAAAACCTCTTTGCATTAGGACTTCATACCAGTTATGGCATTAACAAAGAAGTAGAGTCTGTGCGCACCGATGTGCAAGATAAAGAGTGGAAATACGGGCTTGATCTCTCTAAAGAATTTACCAAAGATTTTAGAAGTTCTTTAGGTTATACCCGCACTTCAACCAACTATGACGATGTGGATACTATTTTCTTGACTAAGCGCCAAGATGACAAAGACCAATATGAACTCTCTTTTGGCTACACACTCCAAAAGAACCTCTCTTTGGGAGCCAGTGTCATGTATAGCAACAATCACTCGAATCACGATCCTTATACTTACGATAAGATAAACGCACTTGCTAGCATTATGTGGGCATTCTAG
- the pyrE gene encoding orotate phosphoribosyltransferase, with translation MQIEKIYKDANALLEGHFLLSSGKHSHYYLQSAKVLEDPKVAEQLAVALAKMITASNLKIDTICSPALGGVLAGYELARALGKRFIFAERVNGEMTIRRGFEVSKGEKILVCEDIITTGGSALEAAKVAESMGGVIVGFAALANRGFCKRVGSDLAGKPTCKLPNDAPFFALADFEFDIYEPSECPLCKEGSVAIKPGSRGN, from the coding sequence ATGCAGATTGAAAAAATTTATAAAGATGCCAATGCGCTTTTAGAGGGACACTTTTTACTTAGCAGTGGTAAACACTCACACTACTACCTTCAAAGTGCTAAAGTCTTGGAAGACCCCAAAGTAGCTGAGCAATTAGCGGTGGCATTAGCCAAAATGATTACTGCTTCCAACCTTAAAATCGATACCATTTGTTCTCCCGCACTCGGAGGCGTTTTGGCAGGATATGAACTTGCACGCGCCCTTGGAAAACGTTTTATTTTTGCGGAGCGCGTCAATGGTGAAATGACGATTCGCAGAGGCTTTGAAGTTTCAAAAGGCGAAAAAATCCTTGTTTGTGAAGACATTATCACCACGGGCGGCTCTGCTTTGGAAGCGGCTAAAGTGGCTGAAAGCATGGGTGGCGTGATCGTGGGTTTTGCAGCACTTGCGAATCGTGGTTTTTGTAAACGTGTCGGAAGCGATCTAGCAGGAAAACCTACATGTAAACTTCCCAATGATGCACCTTTTTTCGCATTGGCTGATTTTGAATTTGATATTTATGAGCCAAGCGAGTGCCCTTTATGCAAAGAAGGTAGCGTAGCGATTAAACCGGGCAGTAGAGGAAACTAA
- the secG gene encoding preprotein translocase subunit SecG, translating to MTTVLLVLQFVFTVILTVSVLLQKSSSIGLGAYSGSNESLFGAKGPAGFMAKFTFVMAIFFIANTLALGYFYNQTKKVSIAEDIKIEKSVVPSVPAPVTTAPSAPEAPSAK from the coding sequence ATGACCACCGTTTTACTGGTATTACAATTTGTATTTACCGTTATTTTAACTGTTTCTGTACTCCTTCAAAAAAGTTCATCTATTGGTCTTGGCGCTTATAGTGGAAGTAACGAATCTCTCTTTGGAGCAAAAGGTCCAGCAGGATTTATGGCAAAATTTACATTTGTTATGGCAATCTTTTTCATTGCAAATACCCTTGCTTTAGGTTATTTTTACAACCAAACTAAAAAAGTTTCAATTGCTGAAGATATCAAAATTGAAAAAAGCGTTGTTCCAAGTGTTCCAGCTCCTGTGACAACAGCTCCATCAGCCCCAGAAGCTCCTAGCGCTAAATAA
- a CDS encoding HD domain-containing phosphohydrolase produces the protein MSLIHILGANGSRSKQSFTTCIQVTPNTIIDAGNIMYALGTEALHVNRIFFSHAHLDHIIDSAFLIDNFFTQRKETLYLYGLPQTIKAIKKHLFNDMVWPDFSKINLTHCECPAITYIEIEPYKRYFIEENITLTPIPANHAVPCCGYIIEQQGSSILFSGDTFHNEALWNILNENLSIKALIIDVSFPNQLSHVAAESKHLTPHFLQEGLIKLLKRDDLHLYINHLKPFYADLIVKELEDMGIAKKSILCDGEKIDIATGLLHQMMSSHTNDERVQKLTQIGTALSANESLENLLEMIVTEAKNLTNADGGTLYLLEKNELRFKVIQTDSLKIKMGGTSGKITWAPLPLYLEDGTPNKAMVAATCVLEDRLVNIPDVYEAVGFSFEGTKKFDQGTGYRSKSMLVIPLKNHEYEIIGVLQLLNKQNDYKQEVIPFNNEDEKITLSLASQAAIAITNTSLIQGLENLLEGFLKSIIFTISKKSPYTAGHIKRMVKLSVMLAEAINRDTITYAHKHFNTEEIKQINFAALMHDIGKLASPEHILNKSTKLEALCDRIVLIESRIQTIEKALHVKLLEDKIALLEGKQIGDVTTLEKTYEQQIKTLREIFLLLQSSNNGEQFLSDEKAANIKAIAEHPWHIGNEIYTILTPDEAHHLSIQKGTLTSEEREIINNHAKLSIDILNRLPFPKKYQQIPQISGNHHEKLNGKGYPQGLKGDEISFEARILAIADIFEALTASDRPYKAGMPLSTVMKILYTMAQAGELDKELVKFLYTSNIYLEYAKAFLPERCIDEITVDFNML, from the coding sequence ATGAGTTTAATTCACATTCTAGGTGCAAACGGTAGTAGATCTAAACAAAGTTTTACAACCTGTATCCAAGTCACGCCCAATACAATCATTGATGCTGGCAATATTATGTATGCTCTAGGCACTGAAGCGTTACATGTAAACCGTATTTTTTTCTCACATGCACACCTCGATCACATTATAGACAGTGCTTTTCTTATTGATAATTTTTTTACACAACGCAAAGAGACACTCTACCTCTATGGACTTCCCCAAACCATTAAAGCTATCAAAAAACATCTTTTTAATGATATGGTCTGGCCAGATTTTAGTAAAATCAATCTAACACATTGTGAATGTCCTGCTATCACCTATATTGAGATAGAGCCCTATAAACGTTATTTCATTGAAGAGAACATTACACTCACTCCCATTCCAGCCAATCATGCCGTACCCTGTTGTGGTTATATCATTGAGCAACAAGGAAGCAGCATACTCTTTTCAGGCGACACTTTTCATAATGAAGCGCTTTGGAACATCCTTAACGAAAACCTTTCCATCAAAGCACTGATCATCGATGTCTCATTTCCCAATCAGCTCTCTCATGTCGCAGCTGAAAGCAAACATCTCACACCTCATTTTCTTCAAGAGGGATTAATAAAACTGCTTAAACGTGATGACCTCCATCTCTACATTAACCATCTCAAGCCTTTCTACGCAGACCTGATTGTCAAAGAATTGGAAGATATGGGCATTGCAAAAAAATCCATTTTGTGTGATGGAGAAAAAATAGATATCGCCACTGGTTTACTACACCAAATGATGTCTAGCCATACCAATGATGAACGTGTTCAAAAATTAACGCAAATTGGAACCGCTCTCTCTGCCAATGAAAGCCTTGAAAATCTTTTAGAAATGATTGTCACGGAAGCCAAAAATCTTACCAATGCCGATGGAGGAACACTTTATTTATTAGAAAAAAATGAACTTCGTTTTAAAGTCATCCAAACGGACTCTTTAAAGATTAAGATGGGCGGTACAAGTGGAAAGATCACATGGGCACCTTTGCCACTCTACCTTGAAGATGGAACGCCCAATAAAGCGATGGTGGCAGCGACCTGTGTCTTAGAAGATCGCCTTGTTAATATTCCCGATGTTTATGAAGCAGTGGGATTTTCCTTTGAAGGAACCAAAAAGTTTGATCAAGGAACAGGTTATCGCTCAAAATCCATGCTAGTTATTCCTCTCAAAAACCATGAATACGAAATTATAGGTGTGTTGCAACTGCTTAACAAGCAAAATGATTATAAACAAGAAGTCATCCCTTTTAACAATGAAGATGAAAAAATTACTTTATCGCTCGCTTCACAAGCGGCAATCGCTATTACTAATACCTCGCTCATTCAAGGGCTTGAAAATCTTTTAGAAGGCTTCCTTAAAAGTATCATTTTTACAATCAGCAAAAAATCACCTTATACTGCTGGGCACATCAAACGTATGGTCAAACTCAGTGTCATGCTTGCCGAAGCAATCAATCGCGATACAATCACATACGCCCATAAGCATTTTAATACCGAAGAGATCAAACAGATCAATTTTGCGGCCTTAATGCATGACATTGGAAAACTGGCTTCACCCGAACACATCCTCAATAAATCAACCAAATTGGAAGCATTATGTGACCGTATTGTGCTCATTGAGAGTCGTATTCAAACGATTGAAAAAGCTTTACATGTAAAACTTCTAGAAGACAAAATTGCTCTTTTAGAAGGTAAACAAATAGGTGATGTAACAACTTTAGAAAAAACATACGAACAGCAGATCAAAACACTCCGTGAAATCTTTTTACTTCTCCAATCAAGTAACAATGGAGAACAGTTTCTCAGTGATGAGAAAGCTGCAAATATTAAAGCTATCGCTGAGCATCCATGGCATATTGGGAATGAAATCTATACAATTTTAACACCTGATGAAGCACATCATTTGAGCATACAAAAAGGAACGCTAACCTCAGAAGAGCGTGAAATAATTAACAATCACGCGAAGCTCAGTATTGATATTCTAAACCGCCTTCCCTTCCCTAAAAAATACCAACAAATTCCGCAGATTTCAGGGAATCACCATGAAAAGCTCAATGGAAAAGGTTATCCTCAAGGACTTAAAGGGGATGAAATTAGCTTTGAAGCACGTATTTTAGCCATTGCTGATATTTTTGAAGCCTTAACAGCAAGTGATCGTCCTTATAAGGCGGGTATGCCCCTCTCCACGGTTATGAAAATTCTTTATACCATGGCACAAGCAGGTGAATTGGACAAAGAGTTGGTCAAGTTTCTCTATACATCAAACATCTATCTTGAATATGCAAAAGCTTTTTTACCCGAACGTTGCATTGATGAAATTACGGTCGATTTTAACATGTTATAA
- a CDS encoding flagellar basal body-associated FliL family protein: MFNEKLLKFSLAFIALLLIIGFLILNYVLKDDNSEPSYTSPPIAKKANNLSTDAREVSLDTIYINIRSQKYKILKADIALVMKSNTSKKALQGNMDNVRNAVLQYLNSMDANGLETVNGKERLKEELIDMLENTFGYQIETIYIKNFILSP; the protein is encoded by the coding sequence ATGTTTAATGAAAAATTACTCAAATTCTCTTTAGCTTTTATTGCGTTATTGCTTATTATAGGTTTTTTAATACTAAATTATGTGCTCAAAGATGATAATAGCGAACCCTCTTATACATCACCTCCGATTGCAAAAAAGGCAAACAATCTAAGCACAGATGCTAGAGAAGTCAGTCTGGATACAATCTATATCAATATTAGATCCCAAAAATACAAGATTTTAAAAGCCGATATTGCTTTAGTTATGAAAAGCAATACCAGTAAAAAAGCATTGCAAGGTAATATGGATAATGTGCGTAATGCTGTTTTGCAGTATCTAAATTCTATGGATGCCAATGGTCTTGAAACCGTCAATGGGAAAGAGCGTCTTAAAGAAGAATTGATTGATATGTTAGAGAATACATTTGGGTATCAAATTGAGACGATTTACATTAAAAACTTTATTCTTTCTCCTTGA
- a CDS encoding polysaccharide deacetylase family protein encodes MKSFWLVLCLSVMVWADAHIFIYHRFNDSRYPSTNTTLEELRKEFDYFKKNGYEVIPLEKLVQALHNKETIPDNWIVLTVDDNYKSFYEHGLALFKEYHYPFTMFVYVGATEQKYGDFMSWDQLKETAKYGSLEFHSLNHPHMTELSNEALKKDFDEGLALFEKHLGLKPHYFSYPFGEFSPRVKAIAQSYGFEAILNQTMGAVASFSDPLDLDRSALVGKSDLTGFLKYKALEATWFEPTVLLSDGKLGALHVKAQTTSTKGGIYISEHGYQEVSLSDGVFEAQINKILTKDRTRIIVSVGNKISTKLLVKDKYGTQ; translated from the coding sequence ATGAAATCCTTTTGGCTTGTATTATGTTTGAGTGTCATGGTATGGGCAGATGCCCATATCTTTATCTACCATCGTTTTAACGATTCAAGATATCCCTCAACCAATACAACACTTGAAGAACTTCGCAAAGAGTTTGACTACTTTAAAAAAAATGGCTACGAAGTCATTCCCCTTGAAAAACTAGTCCAAGCACTTCACAACAAAGAGACAATTCCAGATAATTGGATTGTTCTCACCGTTGATGATAACTATAAAAGCTTTTACGAACATGGCCTAGCACTCTTTAAAGAGTACCACTACCCCTTCACCATGTTCGTCTATGTTGGAGCAACGGAGCAAAAATACGGTGATTTTATGAGTTGGGACCAACTGAAAGAGACAGCCAAATATGGCTCTTTAGAGTTTCATTCTCTCAACCACCCCCATATGACAGAACTAAGTAATGAAGCACTTAAAAAAGACTTTGATGAGGGATTAGCCCTTTTTGAAAAGCATCTTGGTCTAAAGCCTCATTATTTTTCTTATCCTTTTGGCGAATTTAGCCCTCGAGTAAAAGCCATTGCACAAAGCTATGGTTTTGAAGCTATTTTAAACCAAACTATGGGTGCTGTTGCAAGTTTCAGCGATCCGCTTGATTTAGACCGCTCCGCACTGGTTGGCAAAAGCGATTTAACTGGATTTTTAAAATATAAAGCCCTTGAAGCCACCTGGTTTGAACCTACGGTATTGCTCAGTGATGGCAAACTTGGCGCTTTACATGTAAAAGCACAAACCACTTCGACTAAGGGCGGTATTTACATTAGCGAACATGGATATCAAGAAGTGAGTCTCAGTGATGGTGTGTTTGAAGCACAAATCAATAAAATACTCACCAAAGATCGCACACGGATCATCGTCTCTGTGGGCAATAAAATTTCAACGAAACTACTTGTAAAGGATAAATATGGAACTCAATAA
- a CDS encoding MFS transporter, with amino-acid sequence MPKILQTIGYSALQIGAIFALAPLMRFFVPFFFLKHFELNQKVFYTALSGAILSIILFYPTIHHFYLFMLPNMLLGACLGMILPYIETYAMEHLRKEHFGKSRLFGSIGFMLIGIVLARHLENYTNGLHYLLLAISATALFAYWLTQNNAHFTTANATIEEPFNFLHVKYLWISLFLMQVSFGGFYNFFTIYETAHGISLEMTSYLWAFGVICEIILFYFQAPLLKRFSLLTLVKLGVLTTALRWLLLFAFPSSLWISYLSQSMHAFSFALHHTAALSLLYTLYTHKKLAAQFYYGFSFGLGGFVGALLAGYFYGEYLYLYASFIALLSLGSLMLFKEKE; translated from the coding sequence ATGCCAAAAATCTTGCAAACGATCGGATACAGTGCACTTCAAATTGGCGCTATTTTTGCCTTAGCCCCTTTGATGCGTTTTTTTGTACCCTTTTTCTTCCTCAAACATTTTGAGCTCAACCAAAAAGTCTTTTACACAGCCCTTAGTGGCGCTATCCTTTCCATTATACTCTTCTACCCAACCATTCACCATTTCTACCTCTTTATGCTTCCTAATATGCTTTTAGGAGCCTGTTTGGGTATGATATTGCCGTACATTGAAACCTATGCGATGGAACACTTGCGTAAAGAGCATTTTGGGAAATCACGTTTGTTTGGCTCAATTGGTTTTATGCTCATTGGCATTGTCTTGGCACGCCACTTGGAAAACTACACCAATGGCTTACATTACCTACTTTTAGCCATTAGTGCAACGGCTTTGTTTGCCTATTGGCTCACCCAAAATAATGCACATTTTACAACAGCGAATGCCACGATAGAAGAGCCTTTTAACTTTTTACATGTAAAGTATTTATGGATCAGTCTTTTCTTGATGCAAGTCAGTTTTGGGGGTTTTTATAACTTTTTTACCATTTATGAAACGGCACATGGTATCAGCCTTGAAATGACCAGTTATTTGTGGGCATTTGGTGTTATTTGTGAAATTATACTGTTCTATTTTCAAGCACCTCTATTGAAACGCTTTAGCCTTTTAACCTTGGTAAAACTAGGAGTTTTGACAACAGCACTTCGCTGGTTGTTACTGTTTGCCTTTCCATCATCCCTTTGGATCTCATACCTGTCGCAATCCATGCATGCTTTTAGCTTTGCACTGCATCACACCGCAGCTCTGAGCCTTCTTTACACACTTTATACTCATAAAAAACTAGCCGCTCAATTTTACTATGGATTTTCCTTTGGTTTAGGAGGGTTTGTTGGGGCTCTACTTGCAGGATATTTTTACGGTGAGTATCTTTACTTGTATGCAAGCTTCATCGCACTGCTTTCACTAGGAAGCTTAATGCTTTTCAAGGAGAAAGAATAA
- a CDS encoding RDD family protein, producing the protein MRWRERKKGIQKGRKSSLPSYAIASFTQRFKAFVVDSFMLLMPILYIVFYLVYGSREGFAAHMLQGWFLILIPYGALTLLFLKRNGQTPGYKAYDLLLIDLSTQQKTSLMQLLVRYLFMLLTAFTIIGLFLPLIRKDNLALYDILSQTAPIAK; encoded by the coding sequence ATGCGATGGAGAGAGCGTAAGAAAGGGATTCAAAAAGGGCGAAAAAGCTCTTTACCTTCTTACGCCATCGCATCCTTTACCCAGCGTTTTAAAGCCTTTGTGGTCGACTCATTCATGCTTTTGATGCCGATTTTGTACATCGTTTTTTATCTCGTTTATGGCTCACGGGAAGGCTTTGCCGCACATATGCTTCAAGGGTGGTTTTTGATTCTCATTCCTTATGGCGCCCTTACCCTTTTGTTTCTCAAACGAAACGGTCAAACCCCTGGGTACAAAGCGTATGATCTTTTACTAATTGATCTAAGTACTCAGCAAAAAACCTCTCTGATGCAACTCCTTGTACGCTATCTTTTCATGCTTTTGACCGCTTTTACGATCATCGGACTTTTTCTACCATTGATACGTAAAGACAATCTAGCGCTCTATGATATTTTAAGCCAAACCGCTCCCATTGCGAAATGA
- the frr gene encoding ribosome recycling factor has protein sequence MELNKIYAEQKEHMEKCISALKRDFITIRSGKVSTTILDNIHVDYYGTPTGLSQVATVLATDATTITISPWEKKMLREIEKAIMQANIGVNPNNDGETIKLFFPPMTTEQRKEGAKQAKAMGDKAKIAIRNVRKDSNDQVKKLEKDKVITEDGSKKGQDEVQKITDATVSKVDELVREKESELLKI, from the coding sequence ATGGAACTCAATAAAATCTATGCTGAACAAAAAGAGCATATGGAAAAATGTATCTCAGCACTCAAACGCGACTTTATAACCATTCGTAGTGGTAAAGTCTCTACCACTATTTTAGATAACATTCATGTCGATTACTATGGAACACCAACAGGCCTTAGTCAAGTAGCGACAGTTCTAGCCACGGATGCAACCACCATTACTATCTCTCCTTGGGAAAAAAAGATGCTCAGAGAGATCGAAAAAGCGATTATGCAAGCCAATATCGGGGTCAATCCTAACAACGATGGTGAAACCATTAAACTCTTTTTCCCACCAATGACAACCGAGCAACGCAAAGAAGGTGCAAAACAAGCCAAAGCAATGGGTGATAAAGCCAAAATTGCAATTCGTAACGTTCGTAAAGACTCTAACGATCAAGTCAAAAAACTTGAAAAAGATAAAGTGATTACTGAAGATGGTTCTAAAAAAGGACAAGATGAAGTGCAAAAAATCACCGATGCTACGGTTTCTAAAGTCGACGAACTCGTCAGAGAAAAAGAATCTGAACTTCTCAAAATTTAA
- a CDS encoding CHASE2 domain-containing protein, with translation MRKSLLQLLFSFIVMAGSVVGYLYESSFWLPFEYKIKDRMLQSRGEITGDENIVIIDIDEKSLKALGQWPWSRDKIAKLLQNLSDLGVAIVGLDVVFAEADSSSPQKVLAQLGLPHKDVPDYDAIFAETIAHTPTVVGYVFALTPDSIQPEGNPKSAAILVEQNRPKRSSLIKPYRAILNIPQIQKQAYSSGYFNTIPDNDGIVRSVPLVMEYDGVLYPSLSLEMVRIALGEKKIHIVYDENGLRQIEIGEHIIPTDFFGRLMVNYRGGQNSYRYISAIDVYNNSVDPLHVKDKIALLGTSAAGLLDLRSTPFESVYAGVEVHANAIDNMLHEDYISQPIWARGVDLLSIVILSIVTLVALLVPSAFFSFIALVILNLIVVITHYYCMVYQGILLNTILPLFAINILFIVGQAMNYFLEIRQKELIKHKFSSKVSPAVMNNILSSGDDILQGIEKEITIFFSDLRNFTGISEAAGEPKHLIHLMNAYMDPMSQIIIHQGGTVDKFIGDAIMAYWNAPISTPNHADKAVTAALQQLHHLKALNATIRTNPEFETITAMADQKGVPIIDIGIGINTGVAIVGEMGTSNRSDYTVIGDPINLGSRLESLCKYYHSHLTISHFTKNKLKGAYLFRFLDLVTVKGKHEPIEVWQIHDFDTLQTEPLYATSYEELQEELRLHHEAIELYRKADFTEALKCFEALNRRENKTNEAIYPLYIERCLHYIAFPPSSFNGVFVHTTKG, from the coding sequence ATGCGTAAAAGCCTACTTCAACTCCTTTTTAGCTTCATCGTTATGGCAGGGAGTGTTGTAGGCTATCTTTATGAAAGCTCCTTTTGGCTTCCTTTTGAGTATAAAATTAAAGATAGGATGCTGCAAAGTAGAGGTGAAATCACAGGCGATGAAAATATTGTGATTATAGACATCGACGAAAAGAGTCTCAAGGCATTGGGACAATGGCCTTGGAGTCGCGATAAAATAGCAAAACTTCTGCAAAATCTCTCCGATCTTGGCGTTGCCATTGTAGGACTCGACGTCGTTTTCGCCGAAGCCGATAGCAGCTCTCCTCAAAAAGTTTTAGCACAATTGGGATTGCCCCATAAAGATGTACCTGATTACGATGCTATTTTTGCCGAAACGATTGCGCATACACCTACCGTTGTGGGCTATGTTTTTGCGCTCACACCTGACTCGATCCAACCAGAAGGCAATCCAAAATCAGCGGCAATTCTTGTAGAGCAAAACCGCCCCAAACGCTCTTCTTTGATTAAGCCATACCGTGCCATTCTCAACATTCCTCAGATTCAAAAACAAGCTTACTCAAGTGGCTATTTCAACACGATTCCTGATAACGATGGCATCGTACGAAGTGTTCCGTTAGTGATGGAATATGATGGTGTTCTCTACCCCTCTTTGAGCCTAGAAATGGTACGCATTGCGCTTGGTGAAAAAAAAATCCACATTGTGTATGATGAAAATGGGCTGCGCCAAATTGAAATTGGTGAACATATTATTCCCACAGACTTTTTTGGACGCTTAATGGTGAACTATCGCGGAGGTCAAAACAGCTACCGCTATATTTCTGCCATTGATGTCTATAACAATAGCGTTGATCCTTTACATGTAAAAGATAAAATAGCCCTTTTAGGCACTTCTGCAGCGGGTCTTTTGGATCTAAGAAGTACACCATTTGAAAGTGTCTACGCAGGGGTAGAGGTTCATGCCAATGCGATTGATAATATGCTCCATGAAGATTACATTTCACAACCTATTTGGGCGCGCGGTGTCGATCTACTCAGTATCGTGATACTTTCAATCGTTACCTTGGTGGCGTTACTGGTTCCTAGTGCATTTTTTAGTTTTATCGCCCTTGTGATACTTAACCTCATCGTCGTCATCACGCATTACTATTGCATGGTATATCAAGGTATTTTACTCAATACGATTTTGCCGCTATTTGCCATTAACATTCTCTTTATTGTGGGACAAGCCATGAACTACTTTTTAGAAATTCGTCAAAAAGAGCTTATTAAACATAAATTTTCAAGTAAAGTCAGCCCTGCCGTTATGAACAATATTCTCTCTAGTGGAGATGATATTCTACAAGGTATCGAAAAAGAGATCACCATCTTTTTTTCCGATTTACGTAACTTTACAGGTATTTCAGAAGCAGCAGGTGAGCCAAAACATCTTATTCATCTGATGAATGCCTATATGGATCCCATGAGTCAAATTATCATTCACCAAGGAGGCACAGTCGATAAATTTATCGGCGATGCGATTATGGCGTATTGGAATGCACCTATTAGCACCCCTAATCATGCGGATAAAGCTGTCACTGCTGCACTCCAACAACTTCATCATCTCAAGGCACTCAATGCCACTATTCGTACCAATCCAGAGTTTGAAACCATTACGGCTATGGCAGATCAAAAAGGAGTGCCTATTATCGACATTGGTATTGGTATCAATACAGGTGTTGCCATTGTTGGGGAGATGGGAACAAGCAATAGAAGTGATTATACGGTCATTGGCGATCCCATTAACCTAGGCTCAAGGCTTGAATCATTATGCAAATACTATCATTCGCACCTCACTATTTCCCATTTCACCAAAAATAAACTCAAAGGTGCTTACCTCTTTCGCTTCTTAGATTTAGTAACCGTTAAAGGCAAACATGAACCTATAGAAGTATGGCAAATCCATGATTTTGATACACTCCAAACCGAGCCGCTTTACGCAACATCGTATGAAGAGCTCCAAGAGGAATTACGTTTACACCACGAAGCCATTGAACTTTATAGAAAAGCTGATTTTACCGAAGCACTCAAATGTTTTGAAGCATTGAATCGAAGAGAAAATAAAACCAATGAGGCAATCTATCCTCTGTATATTGAACGCTGTTTGCACTATATCGCGTTTCCACCTTCTTCATTTAATGGTGTTTTTGTACACACCACCAAAGGATAA